The Bacillota bacterium DNA window ATGAGGTAAGTAACTCCTGGTTAGCTGCAAGAAGCTGATAAATTTCGGCATCTATGTTGTTCAGGTTGTGCTCTGCGCGGTCTGCGTAATTTTCCCATTGCGCTTTTTGGCCGAGAAAAAACAAGTTCAGGTATTGTCCGGAAAAGTTTTGCATATAATCCCCCCGTGACATTTTATTCTGTTACTATTATAGCGGACTGGACAAGAAAAATGGAGTTTAGTGGCGAATCAAGCTTTGGCATCAAGCGGAGACAAAAAAATGAGTTCTCGGGAGAACTCATTTTTTTATAAACAATATACCGATGGTGTTGGGTCCACAGTGACTGGAGATGACACAGCCGGCCTGGGTAACAATCACTTCCCGCGCCTGGGTGTGTTTTTCCAGTTCTGCTTTTAGTAACGGTCCATCCTCACTAAGGGAGTGTGTAACAAAAATGCGCTCTGGAGATATTTCGTCTTTTTGGGCCAGGGCCGTTTCCAGGAGTCCGTTCAGCGCCTTCTTGCGGCTGCCCCGGAACTTTTGTGCAGGAATCATTTTCCCATCAACAACTTTGATGGACGGCCGGATCTTGAGCATCCCCCCTACTAAGCGGGTGATGCCGGAGCACCTGCCACCTTTATGGAGGTATTCCAGGGTATCGATTATAAATTCAGTTTCAACCTTTGGAGCCAGTTCCTGGATTTTCTCCGCAATTTCTGCTACCTCCAAGCCTTGGTCCCTGAAATCCACCGCTCGCATCACCAACAGGCCAATACCAGTGGACAGATTACGGGAATCAATTACTGTTACCTGCCCAGGCGGAAACTGCTCTGCCGCCAGGCGGGCATTACTGATTGTTGCAGATAACTCGCTGGAGATGCCAATATAAAGGATTTGTGCATTATTTTCAACATGGGGAGCAAACGCTTTAATAAAGTCGCCAGGCGAGGGAGCGGCAGTTGTTGGCAGCATTCCAATCTTTTGTACTTTTGTGTATAATTCTGAGGTCGACAAATTGATTCCGTCTTTAAAGGAATTCTCTTCAAAATTAACGTATAAGGGCACAATACCAATTTGATGACGTTCAATCAATTCCGGGCTCAAATCACAAGTGCTGTCAGAAAAAATCTTTATTCTTGACATCAGACTCCTCCTTTCCTTTACCTTAATATAGCAGTTATTATATATATAAGATAGCACGGTTTGTCCAATTATTCAATTTGCCAGGGTTACACAAATGTTACAACTGGGTTAAAATCCGGTTAAAGGATAGATAGAGTACAGAAATATACTATAATTAGGTGTGAAATCACAATTAAGTCTTGGGAGGCGTGAGTACTTATGAAAAACATTCTGAAACTGATGCTGGTTGTTGCTCTGGCTTCAATGCTGATGGTTGGTTGTGCAGAAGAAGCAGACAACGGAAACGATCAAGTTATTCTAATGAATGTAATGACCTTTGACGGTTTTGCTGGTGACGACCTCGTTGCTTTGGTTGTCGGCGAAGGTGAAGACGCAGAAACCTTCGAGTATGGTTTCGAAGACGGCGTTTTTGACGATGTTGCGGAAGGAACCGAGTTGGTTGTTTCTTACTACGTTGACGAAGACGGCAACGCCGTTGTTGTCGAAGTAGAAGAAAGATAATAAGCTTGATAGCTAACAGGCTGCCTTGAGAAGGCAGCCTGTTAGCTTTTATGAGACAAGGCCTGGGCAGGTCGATTATATTAGCTGTTGTAATTCTATCGGCTGGTTGTTGCTGAACCGTTTTGCGCTGGCAAGTACCCGCTCATCGATTGTAAAGTATAGTATCTGCCAGTGGTTCTGGGCTAGTTCAGATAACGCGGCCAGCATCGATTGAAGCCGTTCGCTGTCCACACAAAGGAACGGGTCGTCCAGCAATAAAAAACGCGGTTGTGGCAGTTGACCGGCGAGGGCAATGCGTACGGCCATATAGAGTTGATCTAACGTCCCCTGGCTGAGTTTGTCTGCCGACAGCCAGGTACCGTCAGGACGGCTGACCGACAGGTTCAGTTGGCGGTCGGCGCTTATTTGGCAATAACGCTTAGCTGTAAAGCGGTTAAACAGATCGTGGACAGGTTTTTGTTGAGCGAAGAGATCCGCCGCCCGGGCGGTTTCTTCTGCTTCGATTTTCTCCAAGATGGCAATTGCTGTCAGAGCCGCCTGACTATTGGTTTCTACCTCACGGCAAAACTCAGTGAGCACTTCTTTTCCGTAGTTCAGCATGCTCAAATTGGTAAAGTGTGACGGCAGTGGGGAGGAGGCGTATTCAGCGACGTTTATTTGCTGGCACCGGACTGCGAAATCTTGTAATACTTGGTTATGTGCATGGAGCTGTTCCCGGGCAGCGGTGAGTGCGGCGGTGATTTCGTCTTTGCGCTCTAGGTCCGCTGTTAGTCGCTGTTGATCGAAGTGGATACCCGGATCAACGGTTGGCGTCGGTGTTCCCAGTTCGGCTAGCTGTTTTTGGGTTTGGCGCAGTTGAACCCGCAATTCTTTCTGGTTGGCAAGTTTTTGCATATACTCTGAGAGGTCGCTGATTCCATGTTTGTTCAGCAGTTTGTCCCGTCGACTTTCAGCTGTTGCCGCCTGAGTAAGCTGTTGTTGAATCCGGGACAGCAACGATTGAGCATCTGCCTTTAATCTCCGTTGCTTCTCTTCAATATTGGCTACAGTTTGCTGGACGGTTTCTAGGGTTGACTGCCTGTCAGCCAGGGCTGCCGCCAATTGCTTAGGTGTGTCGGCTGCTAGCCCTAGTTCCGCTGCCTGTTGGTAGAGGCTGAAGATGCGCTGATTTTTTCGGAGCCGGAAGCTGTATGCAATTAACATTGTCGTAGCCGCAATGCCGGACAGAAGTGGTAACGCCGTTAGCCAGCCTGTGATGGTTCCCGTGGCGGATAGCGCCAGCCCGGCAATACTGGCTGCGAGCAGCAGGTAGAGGGGAAGCAGGGGAAGATCTACTGGGGCAGGCATCTGTCGGATTTGTTGGCGCAGATTATCGACCAATGGTTGTCGGTCCTGAAGCGGTTGGAGACGGGCTTGGGCATCAGCCAATGGATGGTCCAGGTCTGCGGCCCGGGTGCGCAAGTCATTTAACTCTTGTTGGAAGCCAGCTGCTGTCTGGCGGAAATTGCTTGCGCTTACGTCCAGAGCCATGATTTCTTTATATTCCTCGTTTGTGAACTGCGCCAGGTCATGGAGCATAGCTGCGTACTGCTCTTGTTGCCGGCGCAGGTGCTGCCATTGTTTGTATTGGTTCCAGGCACGGGCCTGGTTTTGCTGCTCAATTTTTTGGTTGAGAATGGTGAGTTGCTGTTGGAGTGCATCCAGTTTTAGCTCCAGGGCGTCCCGCTGGTCCTGCCGGGCAGTTTTAATGTATGCGTCTATTTCGGCCACCAGGGCGGCGGCTTTCTGTTTGCGTTCGCCCAGTTTGCCATGCTCCTGACTTTTGGAGAGCTGAGCGGTGGCAGTGGCATTTGTTAGGCGCCCCTGATTTTGAAGCAGTATCCGCAGACGCTGGATCCGGGTGGTTTCCATACCGGTTAGACGGTCGCTGAGGGAGCGGAGATATTCGGCGCCGGCTGTGAGACTAAGATCTTTGTTGCGAATCACAAATAGATTGCGCATGTCCCGGACGTTTATGTTCAAGGCTTTTGATAGCAAGTGCTGCCCGTCAAATGTATGGTTGCCATTTTGGTCGGCGCAGGTCACATGTCCACGGGGCAGGTTTGCCACCCGATCGATGTTTTCAAAATCCCGCAACTTGGCCCCCAAAAGTAATTTTAGCACTGCATCAATGGTCAGGGTTTTTC harbors:
- a CDS encoding DegV family protein — encoded protein: MSRIKIFSDSTCDLSPELIERHQIGIVPLYVNFEENSFKDGINLSTSELYTKVQKIGMLPTTAAPSPGDFIKAFAPHVENNAQILYIGISSELSATISNARLAAEQFPPGQVTVIDSRNLSTGIGLLVMRAVDFRDQGLEVAEIAEKIQELAPKVETEFIIDTLEYLHKGGRCSGITRLVGGMLKIRPSIKVVDGKMIPAQKFRGSRKKALNGLLETALAQKDEISPERIFVTHSLSEDGPLLKAELEKHTQAREVIVTQAGCVISSHCGPNTIGILFIKK